ACACAGGCGGGTGTGGGCGCATCTGAGCGGGAAGGGTATGGAGGTGCTCAGGTAGGCGTAGGGGCACTCGGGCAAGTAGGGTGCAGGTACCTGGGCAGCTATGGACGCACTGGGCAGGTGAGGTATGGTGCACCTGGCCAGGTATGAAATTAACTGGTCAGGTGAGATCTGGACAGGTATGGGAATATGGGGGCACTGGGGTAGGCAAAGAGGGATGAGCACCTGGGCAGGTATGGGGGCATCAGGGCAGGTCTGAAGTGGGCATACAGGTGTGTGCTGGGGCGAATGTCTGAACAGGTGTGGGGATCTGGGCACGTGCAGGGGCAGAGTAGGGGAGTCCACTGGAGGTGCAGCCCCCAGGAGCTGACAGCACAGGGGACTAAGGTAGGAGCAGGGCAAAACTGGCCATGAAGGCTGTTTGGGCTCTCTGGAGGGACCCTCCCTCACAGGTCCGTGCTGTCCTGTCGCAGGGATCAGCTGGACTGACAGCCCACCTGGCTCTGCCCACCCTGTCTAGCTGCCCTGCCCAGCGACACCAAAGTGCTGCTCTGGACAGAGAAATGAGGATATGACTGCCCCGCTCGCCTATGGGGCAATCTTGagcctcccttcttcttctcttCCAAGGACTTCAGTTTGTCAAACGAAAAAGATGCCCACGCCAGTGACAGCGATGAGAACTTGGAGCGTGGCAACTGGTCAAACAAAGGCGACTACCTGCTCTCCATGGTGGGCTACGCTGTGGGCCTGGGCAACGTCTGGCGGTTTCCCTACCTCACCTACCAGAATGGCGGAGGTACCTGTATTGAATGGCAGCGTCGGGCGGGCACACCTTGCTATCCCCAAGAGAGAGGAGGGCCAGATCCGAGGGCCAGCCCTGAGGTCAGGCACGTTTTGTCAAAGCTGGATGTGAGCATCACCCTGGGAACTGGGATAGTGCCCGCTGATGggaatgggaagaggaggaggaggcatcCCTGTGCTTTTTGGGtaccagctgaaaaggcaaatagtATTTAGTTTTAACCGCAAAATTCCACAACTCTTCTGATTTACTTGTGAGCAACATGCATCTTTTTGTCAATGTGCCAATATCCTCTACTTAGCTAAATAGCTGTTCTCCCTCCCCAGTGCTTACCTCCCTGATATGTTTATAGAGAGCAATTGAATCCCCTCTCAACCTTTGTTTTGCCAGGCAAACAAGCTAGGCCGGAATAATTACCCAAGCTCAATAATTATCCCCATCAGATACTTGGGAAGCGCGAGGCAGAGAGAGCCTCTACGTGCTTGCACAATGAACTAGTGGCAAAGCCAAACAGAGGCCACTGGCTTCCCCGGCTGCTATTCCGGAGTTCTGTCTACTTGCCAGGCAACCACTGGTAATTAAAGAGAGCGTAAACGCCAAGTAACTGCAGAGGACTTGCTCGTATGTACTTATTTGCTCTGCCTAACAGTCGTTGGAAGTCAAATTCTGGACTGTAAACGCAGCACTGCCCGTACAACTGCACTGCATGCGCACAAGGTGGCATTCATGGTACAGGAGTTTTACTGGAGTGAGTTTGGCTGGCTTGTATTACTTatgaataatgaagaaaattgtgaaaacaaaataactcGTGATATCAGCCCTTCAACTAgatgtttcttttcttatgtgctgcagcagaaagctTTGCATTTTAAGCATATTCGTGCTGCCGCTTGTATCCTGCTCTGTGCCCCTTGCCCATGATTGATAAAGACAGACAACTGTTACATCCTTGTTTCGAAACACAGGAGTAATCCAGTTAATTCTGTGGGACTATGTACTTCCTTAAATTACAGCAGGTATTTGCAGTTCCTTGCACAACTGGGTCCTCGATTGCTTGAAGTTCACtgagggaggagaggacagaTTTCTGCGGGGATATCAGGTCACGCTTAGGAAACCTGTGCTCTCACTTTCCGTATCTTTTGCGCACACGCGAAGACGTGCCAGTCCCTTTCACAGAACAGGGCTCACATTGATATCAGGTTAATGTGCACTTCAAAATGGCCTCGAACAAGAGCCATGCTGCGATGCTGTTTGACACAGGAGTCAGCCAaccatagaaaataattttcatgcttGGACGTCCAGTAGCTACTCTAACAGGGCAGTTGCAAATCACAGCTAAGTACGTGAAGGAATGGATCTGttcctttttaaactaaaagctGGAAGATGAAATAGAAAGCAGGCAAAGCCGATGGTGCCTACAGCTGAGCAGTGTCCCTGCTTGCATGAGAGCAGTATGTCTTTAAGAGTTTTTGTAAAATCCTTTGAACTCTACAAAAGAGAAGCCAGCCCATGTAAATCACCAGTTCTCCTGGTAGTCTGTGTCTCTTCATCGCAGGTACTGTTTAGCCTTAGAGAAAACAGGAATTAGAAACAAATCTCTCTAttctgcaaaaagcaaaaaaacccccacagtggGATATTTGAGGCGGGGGGAAAAAGGGGGAGTATAAAATGCAATGGAACTGTGGTGAATACTGAAAGATTCATTgttttccctgtgtgtgtgtttgtgggttttcttccctctctcccctcaggTGCTTTTCTGATCCCATACACCCTGATGTTGGCCTTAGCTGGCTTGCCCTTATTTTTCATGGAATGTTCCCTTGGGCAGTTTGCCAGTCTAGGGCCAATTTCCGTCTGGAGAATATTACCATTGTTTCAAGGTTGGTATTGTTATGTTTCCTTAGATCTTTTTTATGCTACTAATAAGCAGATGTGAAATAATGATTTCTTCACGAAGTTACTAATTCTGAGAAGCCGGTTTCTGTGTAGAGAATAATCCCAAGCTTACGGGGTCACCGTTACGTTCTCAAGTAGAAATTCCTTATTACTCAATTAATAAACAGATCTGGATTAAAGATTTCCCCAGAAAAGGTTGTCAGTTGTGAGAGGTTTTATCAATGATTCTTCTGGTGTTACACAGCACACCACCCTAACTGCAGCTGTCCACGCTGAAGGAAATCACCCTGTTTGCTCTGTGAGGGAAAACCTCAGTTAAACACCTTGCACTGCGTgcaacagacagaaaaatcacttttagAAATTAACTTTATTGCTGTTTCTTTACACTTTACGTCCTATATAGCTTGCAAGGCAGTTCCATATTGGATGGGCTAATTCTGTATTTGGCTGCCAGCATTGGCACAGGCACGTGGGTCTGATTGATTCATGCAATGCTGTGCACATATTCATCCAACTCATTGCCTTGTGAATCATCTGCTGGTGTGATAAAATAGGCTAGACTCCAACTTTGTAAGGTGATGTGATAAGAGAAATAGTTGCGTTCTGTAACGATAGTTTGCCTGTCTTTGTGAGGGTTTGAATTTGATAGGTGATTCCTGTGTTTGGAAACAATTAACCATGTGCTTTACTCACTCCTATACATCCAGGTCTTGTAGCCATGGGTGTAAAGGACTATGCAATTGGTCTTGTTTGTCCTCTTTATCTACCAGAGGAATTAATGTAGGAACAAGGTATTTTCTTTCTGGTGCAATAAGAACATTACTTGCCACCTTCTACAGAAACAAAAGGGATTACAGTCTGGCTGGTTGCCTGAACACTTACTCTTTTTGCCAGTCTCTGTTCTGCAGCACAAGCAACCTTTCAGGAGAGCAGTGTATTTAACTTTAAAGCAGAAGTCTATAGACACATTAAATCTTTTATGTGTCTGTGAAGATATAAACTTAAATATAGTCTCTAAGATGATTAGGACAGTTTGGCAGACTTTCCCAAACTTGCAGGACAATGTTCATTTTAACGAAGGAGGAGAACAGTATTATTGGCACAGATTTACTGTTCTGTGTTGCTTCTCATTTATTAGCAAAACCATTCATTACAGTGGGATCTTTAAAATGGCTTAGTCAGTCCTAGtgtagtttcttttattttactaaGCAATCAAAGCTTCCCACTAAACTgggaaagaataaaatattgaatTTCTCCTTTAGACTTGGACTTAGCAACTAGTCCAATTTTTCTGTGGGCCTGATTCAAATTCTGTGTCAAAACCATATTTGAGATGGTCAGTTTGGATCACATCCCTCGTTTCATGGCTTTAGCCTTTCCCTGTTCGGTTgctgttaaaaattatttaaaaaacaaacaaaaaaccagctcaACTTCTTCCCAAGTAGCCTTTTAGAAGTCAAGTGAAggccattcttttttttttttttcaacctgagTTTGGTGTAGTTAAGACATTGTGTCGTTCTCTTTCCTAGGAGTGGGCATCACAATGGTCATCATCTCAACATTTGTGGCGATCTACTACAATGTTATCATTGCTTATGCGCTCTACTACTTATTTGCCTCATTTCAAAAAGTGCTGCCGTGGTCGGCTTGCTTTTCCTGGGCAGATGAGTTCTGCAGCAAAACACGACTAGGTACTGTACTTAACAGATAGGCCTTAATATTATTGTTTTGGATAATTGCACTTTGTACTGTTTTCTGGGAGAAATTACAGGAGCAAGACAGCTACCTGTGGCTTGAAAAATCCTCCCTGGTGTTTTGTCTCTGAACACACAGGAGTGATGCTTGTCTGCTTCCCTGGCAGCAGTTCTGGGTGCTTGGGAAATCTACAGAGAGCTGGGCTGAAACCTCCTTGTTGCAtcctttttattctcctttaaaACCTAGGGTTTCTTCTAGTACATACAGTCCCCAGAAATACTGCATTCCCATTTCATCAGGCTTCGTGGCAAAGCACATACCTTCCTGTCACGAAGCAAGAGTATTGCCGTAGCTTTTATCAGAGGTTCTTTCATTGCCCCCTGCCTCCCCTGTGGCTATGGTAATCCTGAGCACCAGTGAGGCACTGGTTTCACACTTTATTATCTTTTAGAAGGTATCTCCAAACTATTGTTCCTGATGTTTGGCAGCACATGTACGGACAAACACTTGTTATCTCACCAGTTCCCATATCAGACCAGTTTAAGGCAAAAGGTGAAGTTGGTGAGGGAATTAGTAGTTAGTAGCTGGAAGTGTGTTGCCAAGTGTTAATGTAATTGTAACGCTCTTAACCATATATCTGAAAATCTCTTCTAAGATTCGTAGGTTTCATAGAATGAAGTTGAGATGCTTTATTTAACAAAAAGTTGACGCTTGCTTATGggctaaataaaaatattttagctcaAAATGTCTAAGTGCTGGAGGAATACAAAACTGAACTGAATAAGCTGTCCTGAAATAGGCTTCAACAAGActtcttcagaaaatgctgatATAGTGTCCCTCACTTTAtattctggcaaaaaaaaagtcccagcccaaaaaacccaaacagtgcTCACCCTGCcacgcccccccccaccccaccccagggaAATGTTCAAAGAGCTCTAGTAAGCCCTCTGCCATAATAAGATGAAGTTGCTAGAGGATGATCTGTGTGTAACCTTGGTTTGAGACAAAGGTTTTCACAGAGTAACCAAGGCTACAATCTTAACTATCCTCAGTTCTGATTTTTGCAAGTATTCTTGACAGTAAGTGAAAGGTGGAGCTGAGCACACCACATTCTTGGTGTTTTGATTTACAGTCAAAGTAACAAAGTCACAGCTGTAAGTGATAGATCAGGTTTGTTTCTAAATACTGTTAGTAGGCAAACTAAAGCTGTAACTCTTTAGAAAACGTTTGCTATAATAGTCTGATTTTTATACAGTCATCACTGTGTTAACAATccctttttcttgcttgctttcagtAAGCGACTGCAATGCAACCTTAGATGGAGAAATCATTCATGCAAACTACTCGTTCATCACAAGCAACAATCTCACGTGTATAAACGGCACCATGAACTACAAACCAGTGCAATTTCCCAGTGAGCAATACTGGaagtaagtaaatattttaaagaaattgctaaaaatgcatttattatgcATTGTGGTTTTGAATGcatcttttatttttgtcttatctTGCTGTCCAGAAACAATCTAGCCAAGGGAGGTGGGCATGCAAATCTGTGCAGAGGGGACTTAAAATTTAATTGATGAGTATgggcccttaaaaaaaaaaaaaaaaaaaaaaaaaaaaaagagggagagaagcaaATGAGTCAACCTGtagcaaactgaaaaatactcCAGCTTAAAGAAGTCCTCATCTCCAGAGTCGTGGTAGGGGCTACTTAGCATCTTTATGTATAGTATACACTTTTTTCAGGAGTTACTGCGCAAAATCTATTCACCTTATTCTGAATCTGGGCCTGTTGCAAAATTGCGATTTCTTTAGCCACATGGTTTCAATTTGCCTCATGTTCCTTGGGTTCCTGGGAACTGATTCTTCTCATGGGCTCTTCTCTTGCCATCAGAATTTCATGGTTAACATGAAAGAGCTGAGGCAGGCCTGATGGAAGATGTATGGAGAGCTGAGGGCTGGTAGACTttaaaaagagggggaaaatgcagttaaatattaaatttttcaATGCCAATCATGCAGTTCTAACTGCACGCTCATGGAAGCTGCTGCAGGGTCTTGTAATATCTACAGAAACCAGCTCACTTCTTTCCTTCAAGAAGTAGCTGAAGGGGAGGATTGTGTGCTGCTGTCACCCTCTTCTCATTGCAGCATTTTGTGTTTTCAGTAAAGTGGCTCTTCAGCGCTCGAGTGGATTGGACGAGACCGGTAACATCGTGTGGTATCTGGCGCTCTGCCTCCTCCTGTCCTGGATGATAGTTGGAGCTGCATTGTTTAAAGGAATAAAATCTTCTGGAAAGGTAAGAGGAAGAGCAAGTAGCAGACTTTtggcctgatcctgctcttcCAATGTCACTTGGACTCAGGGAAGATTAGCACAAGGCAGGATGCAGTCCTAACCCACTACCCTCTGCTGGGCTTGGCATTAGACCTTTTCTCTGCTCTTTGGCTTTTGTGACTGTTACATAAAATATGAGTAAGGTGCTGATTACACAGCAATTACTTAACACATGGGTCTTTTAGCTCCACCAGGGCTGCCATGTATTTGGGGATCTTGCTGTCATGCAGGTGATTCCAGCTGAGTTTTGGCAGTCACCTGGCCTGCTATGATGGATATGTGCATGTGACTGCACATGCGTGCACACACCCTGGGAACACCCGGTAATTATTTGCACCTCCAGACTAGTTGAGATGTTTGGACAATACAGGTCAAGTCCAGCGAACAAATGTGCATGTGCAGGTTCCTGACAGATTGTGAAATGTTGTTTGTACTCAAGATTTCAAGCTGCTTTTAGGGAGCAGGTCCATAGGTGCTTGTTTTCAGGCTCTGGCTCTGCTGAGCTCCCATTTCCATGTGCTGGACCATGGCTGCCTAGAGTTTTCCTTGGGCTAGGCTGGCTCCTCTCCAGACTTCAGGCAGGATGAATTCCATTCTTCCCTGCCTGAGGCCCTTTCCCTGGTTTAGTTCCTTCCTCCCCATACTTCTTCCTTACCCCCATGTTGCATCTCCATCGGTCACTTCTTCAGTCTCTGTTGCCTTCATTCTTTCTCTCACCCTTCCtgcactgttttgggtttttttttttttctccttttgattcCTTCTGTCATTGTGCCTTTCCATGGTTCCCTGCTGCCTGTCTTCCTTTCCTCAGTCTGATGTCTCCTCCTATTCTCCTTTTTATTTGGAGCTTTCAGCCTTCCATCTCAGCACTTCAGGGTGgagtatctgtgctttcccagccaCAGTTGTTCTGCCGCATGGCTCCTCTTAAACTCGCATTCTTTGGGTTCCTGGCAATTGGCTCTTCCTGTTGTCACTTCTCTTCTGGCACGAAGGTAAGCCTCTTTGAGGACTAAGGTAAGACTCAGAAGAATCTAGCTAGACAGGAACAAGGCAAAGATGAAGAGCAGACAGAATTGACTATTCTGGGCAAATATGAAGGAGGTCTTCAGAAATGGCAGACTTGCCATACGATGGTGCAATGCTATGGCTTGGTGTAACCAGCAGTACAGGGTCAATTATCTGTCTGCGTAACGCCGAAACTAAGACTCGAGGAACAAGAGTATTGTTGAATATAGCCTGCATGATAATAGCACTGCTTAGCCCTGCTTCTAGCCCGGATCCCATTGCGCTAGAAATTGTGTagacaaataacaaaaaagatcTGTGTCTGAGAGAACTTAAAAGTCCTTGTTCCTGGTAAATAAAGCTTCCAGCATGTcttctttttggtttgtgttgttttttggttttgggcagtttttttgtgttttttttttttttttttttttaattaagtctcAGCAGGAAATAATTCCATCCTGGTCACCTAATTTTGACTGGCTTTCAGTTCGCATTTGCTAGAAGCATTGCCTAGCAAGAGACCTCTGGGGTAGTTGAGTCCAGGCCTTGCGACAGTAGTAAATCATgtcagaaaacacatttctgaaactGGTCAAGTGCTATCTAAAAAGTGGATATGTGGCTTGGGCCTTCTGCTTCTGCTGGAATGCAGCTCTAGAACTGGCTAAGCCAGATGGTTTAGTGCTTGGCCTGTGTTCACTTCCCTGGTCACCTGTTTTTCATTTGTACCAGCAGACCTTAGCCTAAAACCTGGCCATTCCTCCTGCACCAAGGTCTGTGCATCCCCTTGCTTCTAATGCGTGTCCCTGCCCTTCTTTCTGCAGGTCGTCTATTTCACCGCACTCTTCCCATACGTCATCCTGCTCATCTTGCTGGTGCGAGGTGCCACACTGGAAGGTGCTCTGGATGGCATCGAATACTACATTGGGAGACAGTCCAATATCACCAAGCTGATGGAGGCAGAGGTGAGAGGTAGTGTCATCCACAGAAGCCTGACACGCTTCTATGGTTCTGTGGGCTTGTCACTTAGCAACTTTTTTTATCCAGTCAGGTACTTCTTCATGTCCTGCCCTGCATTTTGTATCTGCAGCTGTGTTCTGTTTTTTCAGCAACCCCCAGCTCTATCGGAAGTCCAAGCCCCTATTCTAGCTACTCTCAACCTAAAAAAATAGCTACCCTCTGCCACGTCCCTGCCACAGCAGACAGTGATGACAACTGTGGTATTGCCTCTGAGCAGCTCTTGCAGACTTGCTGGAGTTTCATCCTAGCAAGGCCTGCTCAGAAAGGTCTTGCTCTGGGATCAAGCATTGCTCTCATTGCATCAGTCCCACTTGCTTTGGTTACTGATAATTTCAAGGGACGTTATCAGAAGGTTGAAGTGACCGCTGAGTTTGAAATTCAGGCTGTGCCTTACTCAGGAAATTAGCTTTGAAAGTTAGGTGGACCAGGAAGGGCACCTTTTGCAATGGaagcctggattttttttgttctggcttATGCTAACATTAGTTCAGTTTTACCAAAAGCAGACATtgtgtaatatttatttttggtgGTTTATGTGAGCATTTGGcactgaggagctgcagcagaggcagaagtGGTTTGTGTGGGTCACGGTGTGAGGAGCACAAGTGGGAGAGCACATGGAAGTTCTCACTCCTGCAACCCTGTCCTGGTTTTCCTTATTCATTGGCACTGTGACAAGATTCATATCTCAAGAACCCACACATGTGAATGAATGGAAGCTCTTCTTCAGGGTTAGCCCAATAAGAGTTAAGTATTTGGCAACATACTCAGGATGTGGCCTTCAGAGATCATAGAAGGTATTGTTTGTGCTTGAGACTGCAAGGTCACCAGCATGCTATATCCCACCTACTCTAAAACTTAAATGAAATAGGATTAAATATTCAGGTTAAATGTGGAAAAACTCTGGAGCTTCCACAGAGGGCCGACTTAAATGTTTCTGATACGTACTGTAAGTTAATACAATAATGCCCATGTTCTTATCACTGGTAGGTTTGGAAAGATGCAGCCACCCAGATATTCTACTCCCTGTCCGTGGCATGGGGCGGGCTTGTTGCTTTGTCATCGTACAATAAGTTCCATAACAACTGCTACTCGGATGCTATTTTAGTTTGTGTAACCAACTGCGTCACCAGCGTATTTGCTGGGTTTGCGATATTCTCCATCTTGGGACATATGGCATTTGTGTCCGAGAGACCCGTCTCGGAGGTTGTGGACTCAGGTAAGCTGATCGTCACGCTGTCGGTATTGGGACTTGCTTTGACCAAGGCATGACAATAACCTCCTTCCTTCCACTGCTTCCCAGGGTTTGATCTGGCATTTGTAGCCTACCCAGAAGCTCTCTCCAGGTTACCAGTCTCTCCTCTGTGGtccttcttgtttttcttcatgctCCTGCTCTTGGGCCTTGACTCTCAGTTTGCCACCATAGGTGAGTGGGGTTTTAAGTAACCCATAGCCTTTCCAATGAACATTGCCTTTCTTAATTGTGCTGCTCAAAACCCACGCTTCTTCCTTTGCAGAAACACTTACAACCACCATACAAGATATATATCCCAAAGTGATGAAAAAGTTAAGAATCCCTATAACCCTGGGTGTGTGCATATTGCTCTTCTTTCTCGGTCTTATCTGTGTTACTCAGGTAAGGCATTCAATTCTTTTTTGGCTGTGGCTTTAGTTATGCTGCAAGCGATAAACTCAAGTCAAAATATCCTTTCCAACTGTTCCTGTTTTCATGGATCGATCTGAGAGAATCTTGAATTCTGCCAGTGTGCCTGGACATGCAAATAAGAAACTCCCAGAGGGAAGCTTTGAAGAACCTCAGGTTTTCTGTGATTATTGAACTGAGATGTGCTTTTAAACGGAAGGCCTGTACAGAGCCTGTGAACCATCAGCCTGATTTATTGCTCCTCGGTTCAGGAGATTCTTTGTGTAATCTCAAGCATACGCACACAGTCTGTCTGCAGTGCTGTGGGTACTGCTAATAGATGCCAGTGGGATCTTTTTGTTCAGAACTGTCTGCCAAACAGGACAGGATTTGAGAAATGGCCTACTCATGTCATAAAAACCTATTAGCTCACAAGCATCTGTAGATTGTATGATTACttctcctgtgtgtgtgtgtgtgtgtatacacacatacatatatacacatacatacaaggAATTTTAAGTATGCTGTGAAAATTTCTTGAGGCAATTGCTTTTAAGGATGTAAAGGTTCATTGCCATGACTCCATCTAGAAATGCAGATTTATAGATGCAATTAGACTGAGAATGTGAAGGAGATAATTGGAGTGAATAGACAGGTGTATGGTCAAGCAAACATGATGGCAGGGAAGCTTGCAAAGGTCTTAGAACATAAGAGTGTGAAAAGGCTTAAAGCTTGTTTCCTGCTCTGTGATCCTGCTATTGCATGCTGGTGTTTAAAGCTGTGTTTAACCCACGTGGAAAACTTGTGCGTGTAGGAGTATACAGGCCTACCAGAACTGATAACTGGTATAGCTGTTGCTGTAGCTCAGTGTTAAACCTTTGGCATCAGCTTTAATACAGTAAGTTCCAAATTTACATTTTGCTCTCAGCTGTCTAGATATACTTTGCGTACACATGTATCTTGTAATTAATATACAGATCGACAGTATTTTGTCAGATGTGTTTTTCAACTTGACATAGAGATCTTTAAAGGAGATAATGTTCAGAAATGTGTACTTAGCCTAGAGAACTGGGAACTTCAGAAACTCAGACTGGTGATTAGTTAAACTGGCTTGAGCAATGCAACTTGTTTTATTTGCATAAAGATGTTACTGGGACTGGGTACATTTTtacctctttatttttttgttctacaGGCAGGAATTTACTGGGTTAACCTAATAGATCACTTTTGTGCTGGATGGGGAATCCTTATTGCAGCTGTCCTGGAGATAATAGGCATCATCTACATTTACGGTAAATTATTTGCCTTGAAAATCCATGATTTGACTATGCAATCCCAGGCAGAGTGTATATTAAACGTTAATTACCACAATAAAGCATTTATAACTTAACTGGCTGAAAAGCTTTAGCGGTTACCACCAAACTGGAGGAACTGCCCTTGACCATTGCCTTTCTTCTATCCCTTGTGAGGCACCACACCTGCAAGGGAGGCACCTGCTTTACAGTGCACCCTGCGCTGGTCTTTCAACAGGAGGAAACAGGTTCATTGAAGACATTGAAATGATGATTGGAAAGAAGAGCCGTTTATTCTGGCTgtggtggagaatgtgctggtttttcATTACTCCTGTGCTGTTAATGGTGAGTGCGGATGACTGGATTGTGTTAGTGTGACAGAACTTACTACTTTGATATTGAAGAGGTTTCCATGTGAAGATTCAGGGCTGAATGCCCAGGCCCTGTGTATAAAGAGAGGGTATGGCTGTGCCAGTGAAGCAAACTACGTGCTATCTGTGCTTTCCGATACATACCGCTCCTCCTTGGGTCCTCTCCAGGAGAGGCTGGACCTTCAGATCACTTGCTAGCGAGCTGGGTCTGCACTCTGAGGAGACACACGGAGCAACCAGATTGTCCATCTTAGCAGCTGGATTATCTTCATTTCCGACcgagaaaatgttttgaaaacctAGATTTTTCCCCTTTGAGGGGAAT
This region of Harpia harpyja isolate bHarHar1 chromosome 18, bHarHar1 primary haplotype, whole genome shotgun sequence genomic DNA includes:
- the SLC6A14 gene encoding sodium- and chloride-dependent neutral and basic amino acid transporter B(0+) — its product is MGMLSLPGFLSCGKKKDFSLSNEKDAHASDSDENLERGNWSNKGDYLLSMVGYAVGLGNVWRFPYLTYQNGGGAFLIPYTLMLALAGLPLFFMECSLGQFASLGPISVWRILPLFQGVGITMVIISTFVAIYYNVIIAYALYYLFASFQKVLPWSACFSWADEFCSKTRLVSDCNATLDGEIIHANYSFITSNNLTCINGTMNYKPVQFPSEQYWNKVALQRSSGLDETGNIVWYLALCLLLSWMIVGAALFKGIKSSGKVVYFTALFPYVILLILLVRGATLEGALDGIEYYIGRQSNITKLMEAEVWKDAATQIFYSLSVAWGGLVALSSYNKFHNNCYSDAILVCVTNCVTSVFAGFAIFSILGHMAFVSERPVSEVVDSGFDLAFVAYPEALSRLPVSPLWSFLFFFMLLLLGLDSQFATIETLTTTIQDIYPKVMKKLRIPITLGVCILLFFLGLICVTQAGIYWVNLIDHFCAGWGILIAAVLEIIGIIYIYGGNRFIEDIEMMIGKKSRLFWLWWRMCWFFITPVLLMAILVWSLVTFSPPTYGSVLYPAWGTAVGWCMIIFCVIWIPIAAILKIVKAEGNLCQRIVSCCRPAANWGPYLECNRGERYSHVVDSKKEKEHEIPTVSGFVYTQQ